tctataatagttttgtttgtggtctgttttatgaattgcatgtatactcttttagttgtgaattttttgtaaaatcagtaataatattttccaagatgtattaaatgtgctatcaatgtgtttacacatttacaaatcaatgaaataatagacttgagtagcctttttcttatctttggatctctcatatgcaataataaactccaatggcctttttctcatcttaataaacaagaatgttggtaagagatggaaacaaacaatagtaactagtcaaagcatatcatattttttataagtttgcattgaaaaacttagtcaaatttagtaaaattaagggagagaacatattttgtaaatatgagttttacatatcttgaagttacttatcactcttaaaaatacaagttattcaaaaactaacgtagaagacttaaaaactagtggagaagacgcggacgacttcagtctaagttgtctggacgactaaactatatgtcgtctggtcaacgcagaggttatttttgcaattgactttgaaatctgttatttcggacgactgaaagttaagtcgtctactattgtttggttaaaaaaaaaactccaaaaaagctagacgacttacatttcagtcgtcagaggttagttttgtatttgactggattatttcagaagtttgactttttggacgacttacatttcagtcgtctagtgaaaattaaaataataatatttttttaaaagtagacgacttacagttaagtcgtcataggttagttttgcaattgaaaaaaaaaatttcaagatttaattatatacagacgacttataattcagtcgtccacgagacgactgaaatgtaagtcgtccaggatttacgaggtttgaccagaatctcggaaaaaaatcctggacgacttacaattaagtcgtctggtggacgactgaattataagtcgtctgtgtataattaaatcttgaagttttttttttcaattgcaaaactaacctatgactacttaattgtaagtcgtttacttttaaaaaaatattattattttaattttcgccagacgactgaaatgtaagtcgtctggggaagtcaaacttctgaaattatccagtcaaatacaaaactaacctatgacgactgaaatgtaagtcgtctaggttctttggaattttttttgaaaccaaacaatagtagacgacttaactttcagtcgtctcaggttacagatttcaaagtcaattgcaaaaataacctctgcgttgaccagacgacttccaggtaagtcgtctacagccagacgactgaaaggtaagtcgtctacagccagacgacttcccaagtaagtcgtctgacgaacagatctggaaaaaaactcgatgtcataccttaaattggtgagataagttccttagcatacataaggcttctccaagcacacagaatcacaaacggaagtcacccacccataatcgttagcttctatgactctatgaaccataaaaattttagaatcaaaatcttgggtttttttagctcattgtggagagaaagtgagagatatgttgtgtttagttcacaagaatggaaaaagaagaagggtaaatcgattttaggagcattaagagcttcaaattggttgttcatggtggttgtggtattgatgacaatggcaatcttgtaattacttgaagatgatgagggtgagagagtaaaaatgtcattttcaaaaaaaaaaaaaaaaaattgatggcattttcgtaaattatatgaacttgtggggtgaatagggcaaaaccaattttcaaaaaaaaaaggaggttagttttgtgtttgactttaagttgtaggtcaattttgcaaaaatcccaATTTTCAATGACTTAAAGCATCTCTCAAAATacactctattttgaagtttaaatGTGTTATTCTCCAAAATCAAAACTCCAAACTTAActtcaataatatttatattttataccaTGGTcattatatttgttataattaatttaaatccataaaattttatatataactttcacatatattaaatgatataaatacatatattttataaataactagcacatatattaaaagactgtGTATTTTGGAGATGTTTTTGTATCcttaacttttatatagtataaattagTTAGTATGTAGTTTTCTTTGAGCTTTGTTGTTTGATACCCTGCATCTCCATTTTTCTTGATTATTGGCTAATTTTTCAACTATGCGTCAGTGGTCAGGTGACACAAAACGTTATGTGGATCTCCAAGAGATCCGAGTTCGAATATGCTGTCAACAGTGCTTTTTACATTCTTTCTCCGGGGAAAAATTCACCTTTTTTTGGTACGTTTTTTAGTCTCTCTCAGAATTTGTTGAgaatacaatttaaaatttagcgAGACAAAACCTGAACCCAAGAAGGACAAGGCCAAAGATCTCTACAACAAACTGAGCCTGATGAAGCTAAGCTCGTAGGCGTTCcgcttatttttgttttttgttttgaacttCGTTCCACTTATTTTGACGACGACTTGATCGGTTTGAATCCATATCTGGTAGTCCGGATTTCGAGTTTGAGTCATAGACTCACTGGATCAATGTAACAGAAACAGTGAGAGTAGGCAGAGGTTAGGCTGTCACGCAGGTAACAAAAAGCCAAGAACCCTTGTCCGGAGAAAAAGGCTTTGAACGTTGAATTCCAAAGCATGTATAATTTTGTTGAATTGTTTAACGgtacttatttttttatgattattgAGAGTTTCATGCAATTTTTATCCATGGTTCTATCATTCTATGCCATAGacctaaaaaaaatactttaagaagaatgaagaagatACTGGGAAGCTGAAAGACATTTTTTCAAATCACTTGAAGCTTTGATTTAAAGTAGACATGTGGATACTGGATAGATTAACTAAATTTTTACCAAAAGCGCGGggttatcaatttttaaatataaattaagatattttttttatttgtttatattggTAATCAAACATTTTCATTTTAAGTTAAagtttatgaattttaataatgaaacactctcaatttattaaatcatatattttgttaCAATATTTAGTTGgtaaattgccacaaataccacattcatggtaccacttttcatgtttacactaaccacttttaccctcgcttttaatgaagggtaaaatataattatacccttaggattaactaatttagacttagggtttagagttgaggggtggggtagggtttttggaagagaaaaagaccaaaatagcgctaaatcaagtttttgttcccaaactagcactcaaggccaaaagtcacaaaaatagcactcaaggggtagggtttagggtttagaatttagagtttagggtttagagtttaggttttagggtttagagttgagaagtgaggttttggggataagatttcaaattttgaaaaataaaaaaatttaaatttttcaaaagataaaatgttattttggtcattttagtttttgagtgctatttttgtgatataaatttagaaatgtgctattttggagatttgccctttttggaatgtgaaatttatgattctaataaatatataaatacttaaaaaatatataaaaaatttaaaaaaatagtttcaaacataattttcgtttttcaaaaagaaatttgaaaaaaaataaaaaaaaattcaaaaaaaaagttttataaaaaaattcgaatttgaaaaagtatatttcgaaaaataaaaaaaatgtaaattttttttttaattctttatttttaatttttttatttaatttttagtttttttttaaataataatttattatatatataaataacaaggacataagagtcttttgtcacttaatgaagaaggtacttttgaaaatgtctcattagtggtggtaaaaatgaaaagtggtaccatgaaagtggtaaacatgtaatttcccctatttagtttttaaatttaataaaatgaatgtGTATATCTCATTTTAGAAAATCTTAATAAGTAATTTTACTGAATAGAAACAGGAGactattatttttcataaatgtgtgatttttattaattagttgCTATAACTATGGAATATTGttatttaatgtaattttaaaaatgccGATTGAGAATTTCATGTTTCCCTTTAAAGTTGCAAAAAATCTCATCGCATATTTTGTGGAGAATTTGaacatatgatatttttttttttttttgctaaccgagtatcctggccccaccgaggtggtccagactagagagcgaagtgagcatggacgctgccagggcgtcaccatgtggctcaccgtgtaacggtcttcggtctcggatGCTGCAGCGCATATGTAAATTCCGCAGTGGCCAAGGCTCGAACATATGATATTTAATTAGTAATCTATAACTGAAACATATCTTGTATATTATAATAATCGTATAGTTATAATTAACTAAAGTTTATAGTCTATGCATATTTGACCTACGATCCACAATATCACATATATAGTAGGTTTGTAAGTATAAGTTATAATATTAGTAAAAGGTATAAGTTATCCTATCATTGGGTTTGATTATTAAGTCCAAATCATCAAAGGAAATTATCTTTAatgaaatatgttttaaatagatCCAAAAAGTGTAATATCCAAAAATTCCAAATCATGAAAGATCCGTATTTCTAATGAAATGTGAATAGGTTTAAaacttaaatgatatttttttaatagataaaaacaagattttaaattaatagaGTAGATGCCACTACGCACAATATTCTTAAATtgcaaaatatatattgtttttgccATATATATGAAATCTCATAAAAAGGAAGTGTTTGGgacattttacaaaattttaaacaaactaAGATTTACCTTGGCAAATAGAGATTTTGAAACTGTGTCACTCAACTCTCTCTCAATCCTACTAAACTAGGATGAGACCCACGCACGTTAATACATgcataaaaatcatatattcaaaGTAGGATTGTTCAATTGAGaggatattttggtttataaaaaaattggataccatattaaaatcatatttgttttggtttggttcagtttatATAATgtcggtttttggtttattcattTTAGTCTGGTCTCGGTTTCggttttttgatattttggtttataaaaattagacACCATATTAAAATcacatttattttggtttggtttatatactgttagtttatggtttatggtttattcaactttatacccaaaaaaaacttaaactgtatttattttttattacattttgttaagttattttatatgattaaaaatcaaatttattaaatactactctaatttttaaatagaatgttttttatattatatataactattaaaaataattgttaaataaattatagttaTTATAGATTCATAAGatgaaaaaaatgattaataatatattaaatttaagacacatatatgtcaattattaaaattaacgtctaaaatacatgtatataattatattatgtaatttacATAAAACTatactactatattttaattaatcagtTTATTTGGTTTATATGGTTTGATCAGTTTATATACTGAATCATATCTACATACCACAGTTTCTAGAAATAACATTTATTCGGTTTATACAGTGTTACcaaattaaactaattttttatttcgaTTTGGTTCAGTTTTAGTTGGTCTGGTTTTTACCAAGCTGAACACCCTTAATTCAAATTACTAAATCATAGACAGTTTGCAAACATGTACTACAATGAAAATCTTCGCTATCAAAATCAGATAGTTGGTCTTATTTTTGCATCTTAAATATAATACTAAATATCATAGATAGTTGGTCCGGTTTTTGaatcttaaatataaaattttcgcATTTACCTCGTACTAAAATGTGTATCAAGGCAATTATAGTAGATATTTATGTATACAATATTAAGTTaatcatatttaattatttcttttaataaggaAACTATCAATTATACGTAACTGTTTCCATGCCCAACGAATATGGTCTCGAGTTTGGTTTATTAAAACTtcttatcatatatttttatgtttgggTGCAAATTCCAAAATTGAATTACATGGAACATTTTACGCGGGAtgaacattttatataaaaataatttttacgtcttatatatattttttatctttggGTGCAGATCTCAAAATTTTCGATGTGGTATTTTtgatgcaaatttcaaaattaacatatttatttattttaaatggtacatagtttaatttaaatgatattatatatatatatatatatatatatatatattatttaatatgaatatctattaaataaaaattcatattaatacgATTTTATGATcctttgtatcttgttataacacaagaaaaataaatcactgatcacaaaaattttaaggtgatttttaacattttttgtaatttaaaatcgtttaaaacttcaaaatataaaatataaaaaaaaaatctaaattttatattatatgattaatgtgatcatttaatttcttttaataatataaaattgaacaaaaatgagtaaaaatctaaaaaatgttatcaaatttttattattcacagtcattaattgtcatatatatgttacatattaggtaattttatagcttttatttaaggaaaaaaatacacgattcttatattttgggttaatataatatttttttagtaattggattttggaccaacatttttttcaattgattcttaagaTGTCACGTAAGCTAAATTATCATTCTAATTAAGTGACACCTAAGCAAgatctctttttaattagtacaaaccgaagattacaatttttttaatgattttcaattaatatataagagatattaTGACTAGATcttagttaattataagaaGTATGATTAACCTctaattaaattgttttttttttgactaaaccTCTAATTAAATTGTTCCAACCAGTTTCCAACTTCTCTTTAACTTAACACAACACCAACTTAATTTACGCTACGATCGTCTCAACTCATCCTAAtacgaaaataaataaacatctCTTCGGTCATATAAATCAAAACATTTGATTacatattaaaactaaagattGAATTTGAGGGTATATCTTTCATAACCTTTGAAGCAAATGAAAATAGtgttattattcatttattttgttgaaTATCCATTTATAAGCACCCAGCAGCATCGAAGAAACTAAATAAAGAAGAATCATGTATTGAAATTCAATAGTTATGTAACCCATGACATGTAAAATATATAGTCTTAGCATGTTTAATTAGTTTTGACCTTTCGTTGACTTTTTATTACAACCGGGAAACCAACAACCACCGCTATTTCCGGGACCCCACACTCCTGCGTTCCCTCCCCATCCCCATCCTCCTCCGCCTCCCGCACCATATCCACCGCCCCATCCACGTCCTGAGCCATCTCCAACACCTCCGTCACCTCCGTCACCTCCGTCACTTCCGTCACTTCCGTCActtccaccaccacctcctccacctccaccaccaccgccaccaccaccaccgccaccaccaccaccgccaccaccaccaccgccaccacctccatttccaccaccaccaccaccgccaccaccTCCACTTCCACCTACTGAGGGTCCATTGCTAGGGCCACCTCCTACGCCAATGCCAATGCCAATACCAGTACCAACGCCAACATTGTCGTCATTTCTATCATCTCTTTTCTCCCTTTTGTGGTCATTGCATTCTTCATTTCCACCACTGCCATCTCTTTCACATTTTCCATTTCCTTTGCCGCCGCCTCGTCCTCCACCTTTGCCTCCACGACCTCCTCTTCCCCCATTTCCTGGACTCCCATCTCTTCCGTTGCAACCACCGCAGTCTCTTTCTTTCCCTCTACAGCTTTCGCAGCCTCCTCCTGCTCCATCACTTTCTTGGACTCTTCTCTCTTTGATATGTGCACTCACCATACCATTTTTAAACGCTTTTCCGGATCCCAAATCGGAAGATTGATCAGTACCATTAAAGAATCTTCTCGGGGGTCCATAACGTAGCCCTTGAACGGAACTTAAGCTCAAAAGAAACAACACAGCACTAGAAACTAACAAGCACACCACAATGCTTGACATTCTCACCAATATCTCCATCGCGATTTCTCTCAATCAAAATCCTTCTCCATTCCCTTCGTTTTTATACTCTTCTAAACCTAAGCAAATTAGTCTATGTAATTAAAATGAGCAGCCACATGCCATGAACATGCATTACCCAAATGAAACCTAccatcttttatatatattgaaggaGCTAAACCACAAAGAGGAGATGACGTTGTAGAAAACTACATAAATATTGGTTCACGCCCCAAGTCCTCGTTATAGAGTGGTCCATTTCAATATTATTGTGACCCCAAGCACCAGTGTATTTTCTAGGCCTGGACGATTCATATTCGAGTCGTTTGCAATTTGGGTCCTTCTATTGAGTCTTAAGAGGGGTGTATTGAATCTGAAATTTGAagtaatttgatttttaatgagttTGTAGATGATTGCAGAAGAATTAGAGAATTTggtgtgatttttgttaaaacactTTAGAATTTCATCTAAAACAGTgagatttagattttaatttttataactaagaAACTCCCCTCAAACACTCTAGAAACAATTAAAGTACTCTAAAATCTCCAATTTACATtttgttcaataacagtggatttcaaAGTGTTTTATGAAATGCCAAGTTCAATAACATTGGattttaagtgttttttttttaaaattcatgtttgaataacagtgaatttgtcattttaatacaaatcacttgccaaaaaatatgttttattttcattaaattttacccaaaaaaaaagaaagaaaagagattaATTTAGGCGCAAACAAATAGAAAAAtgcatgaaaaaaaaacttgataaaaAAGTAAATGAATTCTGTTTTTTGTAACATCAAGTAAATGACTATATTCCCATCAGCTGATTAGCTTGCTTAATAAATCTTTTCGGCCTCTTAGTTAAGAGTCAATCAGTTGTTTACAATCTCAGGTTCGCTCGAGTTACGTCTGTACATCTTTGTTCGAGATCTATTCTGTTGTCATTTGTTGTTGTCAATTTCTCGTAATATGCTTTCTTTTGTGAAATGTCATTTTCTGTCACAAATTTCGGTAAACGTGTAGATATTATCTTCATAATCAAAGTTGGTATCACGAGAGAGAAATGTCACCAACTTTTTGGAGGAAATGAGTCATGCTCTTTGTTTAGGATCATTTTGTTAACAATTATTAcctttttattacaaaaaaaaattagctctTTTAAATCGTTATGTTAAACTCTACTTGTATTTAGCTCTAAAAAACTCTTCTTGTATTCGTAGAgatttatataaagaaaaatctgaAGATTACTGTCTCTTAATTTTGGAGCAAATTCAAAGGCTTAAATCCTATGTTTGTTTAATGTGATATAGTACCAACTAATTCTTTTACAATCAGGGGCGGATCCAGGATTACATGTAGATGGGGcacataaaaattatacattATATTGTTTCATTTGGCGGCACTCCTTATGTTTTATACTAAtaactataaaaaattaaaagaccCCATATCATTGGCTTTGCGTCCACCACTGTTTACAACATAGTAGAAGAGAAGAGAATGTAGTTAATCAATATTATACAAAGGAGATAACTAGATCTCTTGGTGGTTGAAAGCCAACAACAAATCATCATACGTACATAAAAGGGGCCTAAATCATGCCAAGGAAGTTGGTCACTCTGCcatgatataatatataatactctactaaaatttaattatttcattcATAGAGCTTGTGAATCCATATGTATGCACTTTACACTAGTCTTCTCTGTTTCGTTTTGCTTAGTTATGCCATCAATTTTTGAACGACGAATTGGATTATAGAAGCAAGATATGATGAGATAGCGCTGTACTTTCttaattaacatgtattttcaATTTGGTACATCCTTTCAAAACGTTATTAAGTACGTAAATGCACAAGTAGATAACCTTTTCACTTGTAAGACCACCTTAGATATGGGAAATGGAAATAGTTATATTGGCATGTCacatgaataataaaataacagtatatcataattaaaatttaaacgcTAAAACTTAATAGTAATATGCCGAATAATAACAAAATGTTTCACATATGACCACAAAACAATGTCTATACATAATTTAGTGCCgtgttatttttgtatatatgatctaccacaaaaaaaagttgttcaTTTTGCAAAAGTCAACTCATTCTTTTATATGAAAAGTCCACTCTTTGAAAGTTTTTATATTGTTAAGATGATAAAAATATACTCATAAATGGGGCCAAGTTATGGTTATAAAAGCTAGCGTTGGCCTTTATAATCACATCATCtcaaattaattgacaaactAACAATGGAGTCTCTGTTATCACAAACACTAAACCAAGTAATAGATCCCACACCGTCAGTTCTTCTTATCACCATCTCTCTTCTAGTTGTAGTCTACCTCATCTCACAATGGTTTAAACCGCTCTACCCTCCCGGTCCCAAAGGCCTACCCGTAATTGGAAATATGCTAATGATGGACCAACTCACACACCATGGTCTAGCCAAGCTAGCCCATAAATACGGTGGTTTGTTCCATTTACGAATGGGATTTCATCACGTGTTTGCCATCACATCACCTGACGTCGCCCGACAAGTCCTCCAAGTCCAAGACATCAGCTTCTCGAACCGGCCCGTGACTGTAGCCATAAACTACTTAACCTACGATCTAGCCGACATGGCCTTCGCTCCTTACGGACCCTTTTGGAGACAAATGAGGAAAGTGTGCGTCATGAAGGTGTTCAGCCGGAAACGGACCGAGTCATGGGCCTCGGTCCGTGAAGAAGTAAACAATATGGTCCGGTCTTTGTCTAGCAACGTCGGTAAGCCCGTTAACGTTGGAGAGCTCATTTTCACATTGACACGGAACATAACGTACCGAGCGGCGTTTGGTGCGGCCTGCGAGACAGAACAAGACGAGTTCATAAGGATCTTGCAAGAGTTCTCAAAGTTATTTGGAGCATTCAACATCGCGGATTTTATACCGTTCCTAGGGTGGTTTGATTTTCAAGGGATAAACAAGAGGCTTGTTAAGGCTCGTAACGATCTTGACGGGTTCATCGATGAAGTTATTGATGAGCATATGAGGAAGAGGGAGACTGTAAACGTTGATGAAGATACAGATATGGTGGATGATCTACTTGCGTTTTATAGCGAGGATTCATCAACTAATCGTAATAAGAACACCGTAAAACTCACACGTGATAATATCAAAGCCCTCGTCATGGTAAGCCAAAAACGTTACCTTTTTTATTCATTGATTTTCCTCTTAGTAATCATTTAATCCTTGTTcacattttctataaatatataagatagtttAGTTGTAATAATGTTTAAgccaaattaaaattatttcgaCCAATTTACTAAAAGAATATTTGAAGTTGATAGTTTATAGTTTATAGTATATTGGGATGACTGATAGTTTCGATAATATTTGAAGTTGATAGTTTATAGTATATTAGAAGTTGATAGTTTATGTATTACTTTTCttgtttgtatataaaaataccATTTTGGTTTTGGAAGTGATATATATCTTTGTGTTACACTGTTCGGAATCATACATTTGATTTGAGATGGAATATAAAGTAGTACAgagtataaattattatatttcagtTGATTATGAATTTGAAATTCGTGATTTTTAACGGTTTTTTGATAACTAAAATGGTAGCTCGATATACTAAAATGGTAGCtcgatatattaattttttttaaaactaatattaatTTACTTTATTAATTACTGGAAGGATGTTATGTTTGGAGGAACGGAGACAATGGCGTCAGGGATCGAATGGGCTTTGACAGAGCTTCTACGTAACCCAGCTGAACTCAAACGGCTCCAACAAGAACTCACCGAGGTCGTGGGTCTTGACCGGCGCGTGGATGATAACCACCTCGAGCAACTAACGTTCCTAAAATGCACACTCAAAGAAACCATGAGACTCCACCCACCGATCCCACTCATCCTCCACGAGGCTATTGAGGACACAAAGCTCCAAGGCTTCTCTGTTCCCAAAGGCTCACGCTTGATGATCAACGCCTTCGCTATCGCACGTGACCCCAAGTTGTGGGTTGACCCGGAAGCGTTTCGACCTTCTAGGTTTATGGAACCGGGTATGCCTGATTTCATGGGGACTAACTTTGAGTTTATACCCTTCGGGGCAGGTCGGAGATCGTGTCCTGGAATGCAACTTGGGCTTTATGCGATGGAGGTGGCTGTGGCTAACATCATTCACTGTTTCACGTGGAAGTTGCCTGACGGGATGAAACCTAGTGAGCTCGACATGAGCGACGTCATGGGTCTTACCGCTCCCAGAGCCACGCGATTGATCGCAGTGCCTGACACGCGCCTCATCTGTCCGGTGTGTCCTTGACCATGGAGAGAGTTTCACTGTTCTGTTCAGGATTAACGGTTCAAAAGTTTTGTCTTCTCTCTCAAGATCTTGctatcttttcaaaaaaaaaaattaaattatgtttttccaCATTGGGCATGCTTTGTTTTTCGTCACAGGGGCTTTTTCTTCCTCAAATGTAActgtaaataaataataaataaaataaatttgacaATGAAAGGATTTTAAGTACCTTGCATAGAAAGCAACCCCGAGTTGCTGAATTTGAAGCTTTAGGCCTCTACACCATTTGGCTCAATTTCCGATCCTTTTTGTTTCGGTCCAATGTTGAGAAGCTTCTTCTCTGGTTGAGTCTTTGGCTATATAGACTACCTTTGTTCTTCACAATTGGAGCCATGATGCTTGGCTTGGATAGCTTTTGCATCGTTAACTTTAAGATTCTCAACATGGTTTACAATGGTGTAAACACGGTAATTCCAATTCCTAAAAGCTTCTATAAACCGAAAGTGCGTAGCGGATATCAACGAGAGTTTATTACCCTACAAAGTGTAGACATATTTCTGACCATTTATGTTTCTCATACATCCTCTAGAATCTAAATATGCAACTCAAAGAACATCAGCATTAACGTACTTCTAATAAATCACACATAATGCACTCTTATAGCTAATGAATCGAGTAAACCTATCATGAAACATTATAAGTTTAAACTTGAATTTCTCAGACCTAAATCAAAGCAAACTATCACATAGATCTTGGATCCCTTTCGGTAAGTGATACAAACCCCCATTAGTTAATGATCTTGCTTGATATACAACTTTGGGGATGAAATAATTCTCTTTTGCCTTTAGAATAAACGTGCCTTACAGGCCAAGAGTTTCAGAGTATTCAAAGTTCTGAGATGGAAGAAGACTGACTGTGAACGTATTGTATATGCAGTATTTTAGCTTAATCATATACTATAAAACAACTTCATCACCTCTACCATTGTTTTAATTAATGCTATCCAAACCCATATA
This genomic interval from Brassica napus cultivar Da-Ae chromosome A6, Da-Ae, whole genome shotgun sequence contains the following:
- the LOC106350523 gene encoding cytochrome P450 84A1-like; its protein translation is MESLLSQTLNQVIDPTPSVLLITISLLVVVYLISQWFKPLYPPGPKGLPVIGNMLMMDQLTHHGLAKLAHKYGGLFHLRMGFHHVFAITSPDVARQVLQVQDISFSNRPVTVAINYLTYDLADMAFAPYGPFWRQMRKVCVMKVFSRKRTESWASVREEVNNMVRSLSSNVGKPVNVGELIFTLTRNITYRAAFGAACETEQDEFIRILQEFSKLFGAFNIADFIPFLGWFDFQGINKRLVKARNDLDGFIDEVIDEHMRKRETVNVDEDTDMVDDLLAFYSEDSSTNRNKNTVKLTRDNIKALVMDVMFGGTETMASGIEWALTELLRNPAELKRLQQELTEVVGLDRRVDDNHLEQLTFLKCTLKETMRLHPPIPLILHEAIEDTKLQGFSVPKGSRLMINAFAIARDPKLWVDPEAFRPSRFMEPGMPDFMGTNFEFIPFGAGRRSCPGMQLGLYAMEVAVANIIHCFTWKLPDGMKPSELDMSDVMGLTAPRATRLIAVPDTRLICPVCP
- the LOC106350526 gene encoding ctenidin-1 yields the protein MEILVRMSSIVVCLLVSSAVLFLLSLSSVQGLRYGPPRRFFNGTDQSSDLGSGKAFKNGMVSAHIKERRVQESDGAGGGCESCRGKERDCGGCNGRDGSPGNGGRGGRGGKGGGRGGGKGNGKCERDGSGGNEECNDHKREKRDDRNDDNVGVGTGIGIGIGVGGGPSNGPSVGGSGGGGGGGGGGNGG